From Juglans regia cultivar Chandler chromosome 9, Walnut 2.0, whole genome shotgun sequence:
CGCGAGCTCGCGCGCGTTGGCTTGTACCAGGAACCGGCGTCCCTGGGCGATGTTTTGGCGGGCCCCGTAGCCGTCCTGGAAGCAATGCCCCAACTCGCGAAGGGCATCGACATGACCGAGGAAAGCAGCTCGGGCGCATAGAGCCACTCCGGCTTGGAGGTTCTTCTCGCTCTTTGATCCTCCGCTGCCGTTGAACTGTATCACTGCGAGGGAGTACAGTGCCGGCGCGTGAGACTTAATCGCCGCCTTAGCCATAAGTGAAGCCCCGCTTCCTCGATTCTGTAAGCAATAAAATCGGATCTACAACAGACAgtaaaagaacaagaaaaagaaaaacaagaattaGTAcgaaaatatatctaaaaaacGAAATTTATTCTATTAACTAATAATTTGCAGTAACATCACTAGTAGGCTACTGACCATTCCTAGAGTATAAGAGGCTTCGACGTTGCCAGCGTTGGCGCACAGTTTGAGAAAACGGTCAGCGGATTCGGACCAGTTCTTGGCTTTGATTGCAAACGCTTTTGCTCCGGCTTTGGATAAAACCAGAGGATGAAGACCTAAGCGGTTCAGTCTTTTGCATCTGTTCCagaaattatcccaaaaaaagttaaaaaaaaaacaggaaaacGGAAGAGAAACAGACAGAGAAACAGAAGTTGGCATGATGAATAAGCATACGTGATGAGAACGTTAACGAGATCGGAGGGGGAAGAAGCGGAGGAACTGAGCTTGCAGAGGATGAAGACGAGGAGATCTTCCGGCAAGTCGTCGAAGAAATCGGACTTACCGGAGAGTGTGGTCGCCGGAGTTCGTGGCCTTTTCCTGAACATGGTTGGGGACTTCAGGGGGCTGAGGCTTTGAATAGCGAATGGGAAGGAGGCGGTATAtgtatttgagttttgagatggGAGTTGCTTAGCGttgtgtgcgtgcgtgcgtgtcTGAGCAAAGGCAGCGTGGCGGCTTTATATGGCACCAGAAAGATCGAGGAGAAAGAATAGAACTCAACCAGGGAGCGTCGTTTTGCCCCAGGTAATCTGCAGGAGCCTGATGGGGCCCACCTTTTAGTttcatcaaagattcaaaattattaactttttcttgtttattttatttattttgtgtgaaatatTGGcctaatttttcttgtttcttgaatTTTGATTCGTTTTCCATCTAATAGaatttcatttttgtgtttttttttttatttttataaattttagataataagTTGCTCTGAACAAATTCTAGccatttttacttataatttataaaagaataatgttactatACACATTCATTTTACATCTTTTTTTGaccatttatatttttatttattgattaagtaagtaattattaatatattaaatttttttatatattttaaaaaatgttaaaacatatgaataaaaaaattaaaaaaataaaatttacctaTGAGAATGCCCGACGGTCATTACTGGAAAGCGTCCTAATAACATTCTTTCAATATATTAATGAAAGATATTTAGTAAGTGAATCCAATgagatattattattaattcaagTGGGAGGTAGATATTAATGTCGAATCATTCATTATTCTTGAGATTTGAAACCGTTAcatactttaaatttaattacaCTATTAACATATCAAATGTAAAacgatatatatttaaatatttcgcATGAAAATTAATGATCTCTTTAACTAAATATCAATGGAATATTTAGATgtgaaattgttttgaaaaaccTTTTAATGATAAAAGTGATAGAATCTTTTAAAGTAGAGACCATTAAGCCCTAATCAATGTAAAATTATTAGGCATTTCTAAATAAGGATAGCGTAATACTctgatataaaattaaaattacttatgCAATCATTAATTTTAACTGACATGATATCTTATAATAGAACGAAGTATCACATGGCTGTATTTCAAAAAAACGTGATAAGtactttatcaattttttaagaaaaattataattgcaGTTATGAGTGTGTAGAtgctgtataattatttaaaaaaaatgaataaatataaaactcaaataaaaataaattaaatttttaataatgaatcacactcattttttaataatgatatacttataattattttataattaattaatataaaataattataaaagagtgAAGTCATAaatatctctttatttttattattatttttatgtatagtTTGGTTTGGATATTTCCTCCTGTGGAGGATGTCACGGATAGCGAGTAGGGGATTGGTCAAAAGACACGCAGGGGACCCATGCATGCAACTCACGGACTTTCACTGCTTGGGGTTGGACAAAAAAATGATGCCATCTCAAAGTgctggatttttttaatttttttaatcggtAAAATCgattttctttctatatttCAAATGTAAcccatgatttttattttattttttgtggggggTGACCATGTGATCACGCTTATATAGTCTACCAAATTGGTTTCAACTTTAAAGCGACAGCAACTCATGAATATATGTGCCTTTTACTTTGGATGAGGAAATCTAGATCTTAATTACATTGAATTGCATCCATTTTTGACCCACTAAATGCATTATAATAAGCACGTTTGTTGACTGCCCTATTAATGTTTCAAAGAGTGACGgaaactccaaattctcaaaatctgaATATCTTTTATGAGAGAATCGGACAAATCAttaatagatttatatataattgggtAAGCATAGATTGATATGATGTTATTAGCAACGGTGGTTTATGGATTTAATTGATACAATGGGAATGAGGGGTTTCCAATCTAGATTTTTCATTTGACATCAGGCCATCAGCTTCCTCCTATATTGATCAAGAGGATATATAGGTGCAcgaatttcaattttcattaagaagttaattaatagaataatgctatatacagttgtGTAATGTACAAATATCGTGCAATcgctttagaaaaaaaatgaaatctattattaaaaaattaatttctttttgagtctcatatttatttactttttttaaagcgactgtacgATAACTGCACACTCACTactgtaagtatcatttatataattaataatatatagtaattacaatattaaatattttagtttaaataaaagGCTAGGCTAAAAGGGGTTGCATTTGAATTTCCAACGCACATGATTCCCACTTGCATGCATGATGCACTTGCTTGCACGGATGGCtactctatataatatatatacacacatagaGTACCTGAATCATACACTTTGCAGATGGTTTAATTAGACAAGGTAGGTGATAATAATGGATCATGTGGCATGCCTTTCCTCctcttgttttatttattattatattattatattttattatgatctCAAGGCATGCATGAGAGATCAAAGAGAGAATTGTGTAAATGAAGCTAAGCTAGCAAGATAGATATTTATCATGTTGTGGGGACGAAATGAAAAGGAATAGTTTTTATTTCGGCTGGGGGTTGAAGGGTGCGTTAATCTTTGAATTGGATATGCATTGGGGGGAGGGAAGGAGGGAATGTAGGTTTTGGATAAGGTTTGAAGATGTGGATGAGTTGGTGGAACACAAATCTTTATTTTCCAAACACGCCAAAAAGCTATGGAGATGAATTCCTTTGGTTTGGTAGGCAACGAGTGTGGCATTACTTCCCATGTGCCACGACCATACCATCTTCTAAACATTTTAatcattgtcattttttttaatattttttttgcctttttgcaTGACTTAAGTTTTCTTGTTGGGTGACTCTACCGCCACCGCTCTTAGTTTCGGCTATTgttagttataattttttttttacttttttatacaaattattttttaatatttttttaaaaaataaaaaaataatattattaaaaaataatttcttaattattaagtaaaaaaataaaaaattaaataaaaaatcacagctGTAACTTTCAACtggtaaaaataaatgataagaatagattttttattttttattttattttttcttgttttagccCTTTTCGTTTTGTGTTGGAGagtctctaaattaattaaaagtgctTTTAATAGCGTAAAAGTTATTGAAGTGATGTAAATATTAGTTGAGAtttagcagaaaaaaaaaaaaaaatcctttgcaAAATGCTTG
This genomic window contains:
- the LOC108994425 gene encoding F-box protein At1g67340 gives rise to the protein MFRKRPRTPATTLSGKSDFFDDLPEDLLVFILCKLSSSASSPSDLVNVLITCKRLNRLGLHPLVLSKAGAKAFAIKAKNWSESADRFLKLCANAGNVEASYTLGMIRFYCLQNRGSGASLMAKAAIKSHAPALYSLAVIQFNGSGGSKSEKNLQAGVALCARAAFLGHVDALRELGHCFQDGYGARQNIAQGRRFLVQANARELASVLRYLSSSAWRLPNPPCVSGSGCEGLLSDFGCNVPAPEAHPVNRFLRDWFESGTGGLSEGLRLCSHGGCGRPETRAHEFRRCSVCGMVNYCSRGCQALDWKLRHKAECMPIERWLDEVGGAGDNGADGVGGMVEVEEIE